The Candidatus Endomicrobium procryptotermitis genome has a window encoding:
- the radA gene encoding DNA repair protein RadA, producing the protein MKKKKSKIKFLCQQCGYESAQWLGKCPGCNSWNSFAEEKFTSCTAGHFGQLTGFSSDVLKLKDISVKDFKRHVSGIKEFDNMIGGGVVPGSLILLGGAPGIGKSTLMLHVSGALSNIGTVLYISGEESLSQVKSRAERLKVNKDNIFLASETNLKNIIDAVNRIEPKFLIIDSIQTTYHPELSGASGTVGQVRETAAELLRIAKSKNITIFLLGHITKEGDLAGPRVLEHIVDTVLYFENERQHIYRILRAYKNRFGPTSEIGIFEMNSSGLVEVSNPSLIFLGERTVSAPGSIITVSMEGTRPLLLEVQALTTRTSFGIPRRMVSGYDASRITILIAVLEKMLDMPLEMQDIFVNIAGGVKIKETAADLAAACTIVSANSGFVCLKDMIVFGEVGLAGEIRSVVLAAERLSEAEKLGFKKAIIPKGNLKNLSYKGKIEVFGTETLEKAIKILRA; encoded by the coding sequence ACAGCTTTGCCGAAGAGAAGTTTACTTCTTGCACAGCGGGACATTTCGGGCAGCTTACAGGGTTTTCTTCCGATGTTTTAAAGCTTAAAGACATATCTGTAAAAGATTTTAAAAGGCATGTTAGCGGAATAAAAGAGTTTGACAATATGATTGGCGGCGGGGTTGTTCCCGGCTCTCTAATTCTTTTGGGCGGAGCTCCAGGAATAGGTAAATCCACGCTTATGCTTCATGTATCGGGGGCTTTGAGCAATATCGGTACTGTTCTTTATATCTCGGGAGAAGAATCTTTATCGCAGGTTAAGTCCAGAGCGGAACGTCTGAAAGTGAACAAGGATAATATTTTTCTTGCTTCGGAGACGAATCTGAAAAACATTATTGATGCGGTAAATAGAATTGAGCCAAAATTTTTAATAATAGATTCCATACAAACCACTTATCACCCGGAACTTTCTGGAGCGTCTGGAACAGTCGGACAGGTCAGAGAGACTGCCGCAGAGCTTCTCAGAATTGCAAAATCTAAAAATATTACGATTTTTCTTTTAGGGCATATCACAAAAGAAGGCGATTTAGCTGGCCCGCGGGTTTTGGAACATATTGTTGATACAGTTTTATATTTCGAAAATGAAAGACAACATATTTACAGAATTTTAAGAGCCTATAAAAACCGTTTCGGACCTACAAGTGAAATAGGTATTTTTGAAATGAACTCTTCGGGGCTTGTCGAAGTTTCAAACCCTTCACTTATTTTTTTAGGAGAACGTACAGTCAGCGCGCCCGGAAGTATCATCACAGTTTCGATGGAAGGCACAAGGCCGCTTCTTCTTGAAGTGCAAGCTCTTACCACAAGAACAAGTTTCGGCATACCGCGCCGAATGGTATCAGGTTATGACGCTAGCAGAATTACAATATTAATTGCTGTTTTAGAAAAAATGCTGGATATGCCACTTGAAATGCAGGATATTTTTGTAAATATAGCAGGTGGCGTTAAAATCAAAGAAACTGCAGCAGATTTGGCGGCCGCATGTACGATAGTTTCGGCAAATTCCGGATTCGTATGTCTTAAAGATATGATAGTTTTTGGGGAAGTCGGCTTAGCCGGTGAGATCCGTTCTGTTGTTCTTGCAGCCGAAAGGCTTTCCGAAGCGGAAAAACTCGGCTTTAAAAAAGCAATAATCCCCAAAGGCAATTTGAAAAATTTATCCTACAAAGGCAAAATCGAAGTTTTCGGAACCGAAACTTTGGAAAAAGCGATAAAAATATTGCGAGCCTGA
- the aroC gene encoding chorismate synthase, translating to MSIRFTTAGESHGRGVLVILEGIPAGLNINSEDIDVELARRQKGYGRGQRMKIETDTVEIISGLRHARSLGSPIALYVENKDWDNWKGIMSPISVDLDEKVLLKPRPGHADLAGLMKYGVSDFRDILERASARETAARVVAGAVCKELLKEFAITILSYTLQIGKVCGNISAVPSDKIWHNTEMSYVRCPDAVASKKMIRLIKNTASKGDTLGGKLVVSAHNVPVGLGSHTQWDLKLDGRLAQSLMSVQAIKAVEFGSGVKLASLPGSASHDEIFYNNKKGFYRKTNRAGGIEGGMSNGESIEIICTMKAIPSLIKPLRSININTKKPEKAEAIRSDVCAVAAAGIVAEAAVAIELAKALKEKFGGDSIEDMKENFRTYISRIQVI from the coding sequence ATGAGTATCAGATTTACTACGGCAGGTGAATCGCATGGCAGAGGCGTTTTGGTGATTTTAGAAGGCATTCCTGCAGGATTAAATATCAATTCCGAAGATATAGATGTAGAACTTGCAAGAAGGCAGAAAGGGTATGGCCGCGGTCAGAGAATGAAAATAGAAACGGATACAGTTGAAATAATATCCGGTTTAAGACATGCGCGGTCGCTCGGCTCTCCGATTGCACTTTATGTTGAAAATAAAGATTGGGATAATTGGAAAGGTATAATGTCGCCTATTTCCGTTGATTTGGATGAGAAAGTACTTCTAAAGCCTCGTCCGGGACATGCGGATTTGGCAGGTCTTATGAAATATGGAGTCAGCGATTTCCGCGATATTCTGGAAAGAGCTTCGGCTAGAGAAACTGCGGCAAGAGTTGTCGCCGGAGCCGTATGTAAAGAACTATTAAAGGAGTTCGCAATAACGATTTTGTCATACACATTGCAAATCGGCAAAGTGTGCGGAAATATAAGCGCAGTTCCAAGCGATAAAATTTGGCATAATACCGAAATGTCTTATGTAAGATGTCCTGATGCAGTAGCAAGCAAAAAAATGATAAGACTTATTAAAAACACCGCTTCAAAAGGCGATACTCTTGGCGGGAAACTTGTTGTTTCCGCTCACAATGTTCCGGTAGGTCTCGGAAGCCATACGCAGTGGGATTTGAAACTTGACGGACGGTTGGCGCAGAGTCTTATGTCCGTACAGGCGATAAAAGCCGTAGAATTCGGAAGCGGTGTAAAACTTGCTTCATTGCCTGGTTCGGCATCTCACGATGAAATTTTTTATAATAATAAAAAAGGGTTTTACAGAAAAACAAACAGGGCAGGCGGCATTGAGGGTGGCATGAGTAACGGCGAATCCATAGAAATTATTTGTACAATGAAAGCTATACCTTCGCTTATCAAACCTTTGCGTTCCATAAATATAAACACCAAAAAACCTGAAAAAGCCGAAGCCATAAGAAGCGACGTTTGCGCCGTTGCAGCTGCGGGAATTGTTGCGGAAGCGGCAGTTGCAATCGAACTGGCGAAAGCTTTGAAAGAAAAGTTCGGTGGTGATTCAATAGAAGATATGAAAGAGAATTTCAGGACTTATATATCGCGCATACAGGTAATATAA
- a CDS encoding shikimate kinase, whose amino-acid sequence MNIVFTGFMGSGKTAVGKIAAERLGRMFFDTDSMIEDNTGQSINEIFQNSGEEAFRKLESETIKLVAGMDDIVIACGGGVVINPENIDTLRKNGVIINLFASPEHLLERISADNTRPLIAHALDPIDEIKKLLCQRKDAYKNCDFAFNTEGLNPQQSVEEILKNENILTIIKRGHR is encoded by the coding sequence ATGAATATCGTTTTTACAGGCTTTATGGGAAGCGGCAAAACTGCTGTCGGAAAAATTGCAGCAGAAAGATTAGGCCGTATGTTTTTTGACACAGATTCGATGATAGAAGACAACACAGGTCAAAGCATCAATGAAATTTTTCAAAATTCCGGAGAAGAAGCTTTCAGAAAGCTCGAATCGGAAACGATAAAACTTGTCGCAGGTATGGATGATATAGTTATTGCCTGTGGCGGCGGTGTTGTCATAAATCCCGAAAATATTGATACCCTCAGAAAAAATGGAGTAATAATAAATTTGTTTGCTTCGCCGGAACATTTATTGGAAAGGATAAGCGCCGATAATACAAGGCCTTTGATTGCACACGCTTTAGATCCGATTGACGAAATAAAAAAACTGTTATGCCAACGCAAAGACGCCTACAAAAACTGTGATTTTGCTTTCAATACGGAAGGGCTTAATCCGCAGCAAAGCGTGGAAGAAATTTTAAAAAATGAAAATATACTGACAATTATAAAACGAGGGCACAGATGA